The Coffea arabica cultivar ET-39 chromosome 2c, Coffea Arabica ET-39 HiFi, whole genome shotgun sequence genome includes the window ACTAGCAATGAGAAAGCTCTCAAAAGACTGCACTACTCCCAGCAGAAAGTACCATATGGTGACGGCAAAATGCAGAATGAGCCAAAGTACACGAAGACCCAGATTTCCACTCTAAACATAAATAGTAAAGTCAAATGAATATCCACAGAATAATGATGATCCAAGGACACGGAAAAAGTATTGTACACCAATCAGCCCAAACAACAACATGAATCGATATTGTTAGTTATTGAAGTAAGGAAATATCAAGCATTTACCAATCATAAGGCCAAGTAATCTCCAATTTGAGATTGACTAAGAttgaaaaatgcttgaatttgaTTAACAGCACAGCAAAATAAATTACCCTTTTTCCTGGATAAACTTTAAATTCTACTTTTTAGAATGTTCTGACTGGGAATCATCTAATATTGTTTATAAGGAAATCTATCCCTTGGTCAAGGTCACAATCATCAGCACGTAAAGAAAGCCAAACCCAGCATCACAAATGTGGCCTATTGCGTAAAATGACTGAAGCAGATTAAGAAGTAGCTATAGTCCCAGAACAGATTCAGTGATGACACCTATAAAGAGAAAATAGCCCAAACTAATGACATGAGACAAGTGGAAGATCCAGGAGCTTATCTCGTAGTCCATTATATAGGTAAAACAAGCTCTTGCACAGAAGTCATTTTGAGGAGAAAAAGCGATTCCAAAAAGTTAATCGAGTGAAGGCGAGTGTTCCACCATGTTTAGCTCTTATAAATATGGTAGTGGCGTCCAATGGTTCAAATGGTTAGCAAGTTCTTACTTTGTGCATTTAAACCATGAACACAAAGAGGCATaagcccagaaaaaaaaaaaaccaagatcTGGAGACATATTTGAATGGAAATTTTCCaatagaagaaaatttttaTCCATGTTACAACTCAACCCAACTAAATGCCCCTAAGAAGCACTTGAAAATAAAACCAACAATAGGGATTTGGGAAAAAAGGAagagtaaaattcttgaaccTCAATCACTCACCCGGGAAGCCCATTTAAGAAGCTCCTGTGTTTCATTTCCATAATTCAAAATCCTGTGAACAATGAAAAAGGCagacaaaaatgattttttagaCCAATAATGACATCAAAAACCAATCTTCGAGCACTCATTAGTTGAAATCTAACGCACCAACAagtagaaaatataaaaaataaataacaaagaatgcatgataaaagaaaaagagaagagaagagaaattCTGACACTGATTGAATCTGATGAAGCACCATAATCACATTCAAAAGATCCAAGTGTAGAATCTTTAGTGAGAAAGCAAACTTAAGCTTAGAATGGCTGCCAGATAAGAAATTCCGGACTGAAACCATGGTCGACATGTTGacgaaaacaaaaaaggaacccagatgataaaattgaagaGTAAGCAGCGGTACAGAACAGGGGAGGACGTAAGAGTAAGGTCAGTCACCAcaagaaaaagagggaaaaatcaGGGAGAGCGTAAAAATAAGTGCAAACTGCAAGGTGGGGGACGATAAGGGCAAGATATACGTGGGGTTGGGCCCCTTGGCGGCTTGGCCTTTACCTGCAGCTGTCATTGCGATTGCATGCCTTACTGATGATTCCTGTATTTCCCATTCCCATACCCACAAGTAACAAGTTCCCGTACATACAGTCACACACACCAACAAACACGCAGCTCTCGGACATCCCCATCCCCCCACGGTCCCCATTCCATACCTCTTGGAATTTATTTTACAGAACATTATCATCTTTTTCCTGAATTTAGAGGCAATCATAGAACCCTTATGCGAACCAGTAACTTTCTTTTCGTAGATGTTTTGGCCTGGGGCTCGAGTACGTGTTTCTGTGGTGACCGTGGAAAATCATGTGCTTGATTAGGAAGCCTGGCACGTGTTCATTTTTCGCCTTCGTTGCGGAAATTTGATTCGTTTAATTGCAGAGGCAGAGGCAGAGGTAGAGGTAGTACTAGCACTCTTCTTTCTAGGTACAATTTGCGTCACGAGGAGCCTCAGTTCTCACCCAAGACGCGTTTTTCACGAGACTCGAAAGTACCAGAATTTAAATCAACCTAGAAAAGATGCCCCATGTTGATCATCGTGTTATGCGTGGGCACGACAATTTGGattactatttttaaaaaaattttattaaaaaaaatactccctttatttttaaaagaataattaaaaatatatgtgcataaaaaatataaaaatttctaGCTTTTTGacatttaacattttttttcaaatgaaggCCCGTCATTAAATTGTACCTATCACATTTTGGTGACAGATAGATAGGCTGTGCTACGGTGTAGTATCTCATAAACAATGGAAAATTGGGAAAGCGTCACTCGTACGCTCCCCCGCTCGCTGTGTCGTCTGGTGTAAAGGAACTTTTTGTTGGCATAACTCGCATAAGGTGTCAAGTCGAATAACTCGCGCATTTGGGCAAAACTCAAGTCAAAAACTTTTAACATTCTCTGCACCTGCTATTTCACATTAGTTTGATCCACGACTATCAGTAgttctctttccttctttttgatTATCCGACTAAGGTCCCTTCTGGTAGTGGAAAACTCCGATGGAAACTGAAGTCGAACGAGAATAAATGCACCTTTTTAGACCCGAGATTTACAGGCTGCTTTTACTTCAAGGGAAGAGTCCAACTTCAatccacccccccccccccaccattACGAGTTTCCTAGGCCATCGGGAGAGAAGTCTTGTGCCCATCAGTTCTGGTTCTTTGCAAGTCTCCTGCAAACACTAAAAAAGTTCTAAGCTTTTTCCAATTGGATAGGAAGAGCTATTATATTAAGATGGACTACCAAGCCTTTTCCTTGTTAACAAGCACTGAAGGTAGATGCATCCTACCAGTCTGCGTTACAAAGTTACAAGGAAAGCAGAAAATTCCCCATGAAACACATGGAAGCAAGTGTACTCCCAGTTGAATACAGGATATTGatgagtaaaaaaaaatgatgttgGTTTCAAAGGTGTTCCTGTGGGAAATTTCATGAAACTACTCGATATGAGTCATTTTACACATAACCGAATTAGATCTTGGGCTTGTGCGGTGGCAAAGATTAAGAATTCAGATGATGAGTACTGAGATAATGCATAGCGTGACATTTTCCTGACAAATGATTGCTTGCCCTAATAAAACACTCTCTCTGTATTCCAGGATATCCTGGAAATCAAAACCAAAAACCATCATTCCAGTGAAACTTCTTACGGATGTAGGCTAATGAACAAGCATTCTCAAGCGAATAGTAGGGTGACTTAGTTATATCACCAACTTAACTTCTTAGGCAGAGAAACTTGGCCAATCTACAATATGTTCTAATAACTCAAGAATACTTGGGCAGGACATCTGATGCATAAGAATGAAAGTTTAACCTTGACACGAATGAAAAAGCAAAGAAGATGAGCTCCAAATCTGCAGCGATAAAACAATTTCAACAGAACTAATAAAGATCAAACCACAGATTGCCCATCCAACCAATGCACATGTTTAAGCACACTAGAGATGAACTTATTAATATTGAAGGTACCCACCCAAACGTCATTATGCATCACTTGACTAAAGCTCAAATGGTGTTAAAAGAAACAAGTCTCAGCAATCAGCATGTGAAActcacatttaaaaaaaaaaaaaaaaaaaaaatcctagatGTTACTGCACAAAAATCAGCTAACAATCTGAATGACTTCATTTTGGAGAATACATATGCCAGCCATGTGTGACAATGAGAGCATCCGAGGTACAAGACAACTGATATTCACCtaaattttctcaacaattaCTCAGCAATTCAACATGATCACATTGTATGACAAGTAAATTCGTTTACACAAATACAAAACAACTCAACAACAAAAAGCTCATGCTTACCTATTGAGCTGCATCTTCAGAAAATCTTGCATCAAATGGAGCTGATGAATGGGAATGTGAAGAACAACCAGCAGTTCCACCATGCTGCAGTTCAATAACTAGCCATCTAACAGCTTTACTCATCTGCTCCAGGCGAACTGCACTTATGGGTGGAAGACCACTTGTGGCAGCCTGCCCTGGCTTCCCTGCAACCGAGCCAGTGGCCTCATCTACGAGACACTCAGAACCTATTATTTGTTTCACAGACTCCACAAACTCCTCTGCTTGATCACAAGCTACTCTAAACAATTCCCATCGCTgtttaaaattttccaatgctGCATCAGTGGCTGCCGTTTTTTGACCCTCAGAACTTTCCTTAGCTTCAAGTACATTGGCAGCTGCAGCAACAAATTCTTCATAGGCATTGTTCAGGGAGTCCACATGATTGTCCATCAAACACCTACAAGGTGCCGTGTTTAACATCACTTCAATCACATCGTATCATTGTCACAACATAAAGGGGGAAATAGTCCACTGCATTATTTCCTAAAATTACAAAACATGAAGTTCGTAATGCATATGTAGAAGATTTCTGGTTAAACAACATGTTTGAAATTACAAGATGCAATTAACAGATCAGCAAAAATGACTCGGATAATTTATAAAAGACTATCCCCTCCCTTTCGCCTTCACCACACCATCAGATAACCATCAGCTGATATATGAAACCCTCACCAAGCCATACAATTGTGGGATTTCTCTCatcttgcctttttttttccctctgtAATCTCCCCTTTTCAGGCCGTTCAACTATTAAACAAGCACTCACCAGACGACACCACTATTCATACAGAACACAACCCACAACAAGCCACAACCTCATTATAAAACTTATATATATGAAAGACAAAGTTATCCAAAAAGATGAATCAAGGCCTCCAGACCTTCATATCTGTCCAATGGAAATTAACAAACAACATGTAAATCTCACTCCAACAGGCAAAGACCAAGTCAATATGCCCGGACCTGGCTAATGAACAAACCCCACAAAAAGTGCCTTTCGTTGTACTGAAAATTGGAGATTATCCAGTGCTCAAGAAGGCTAGGTCCTAGTGAATTTAGTATCAGCAGTAGCTTATAACTGCTTATCCCCCaagcacacacacacatatatatatatatatatatatatagtcagACATAAGCATAATTATTGCACAGGCAATAAAATCAGGGAAATCTTTTCCCTGCttctttttcaaagaaaaacttctcttttcttctgttttttttccACATATATAgctgatttttctcttttcgcTATGTTCTTGTAGTAATCTAACGCCAAAAacttaaagaaaaaggaaaagtcaacAGAATCGGAAACAAACAGCAGATGCTAAAATAGAGAGGCTATTATCAATCAAATCAACAAGCAAAGCTTCAATGCTtagcccccaaaaaaaaaaaaaaagagtaacaaaaagagagagagagagaagaagaaaaggaaaaaaattacaaCAGAGATCTGTGAACTCACAAAAAGAAGCCGAACCCAGAATTCGTTTTCTATTGTTCTTTCTACGTTCTGCCCAACTAC containing:
- the LOC140004207 gene encoding mediator of RNA polymerase II transcription subunit 32-like isoform X5; the encoded protein is MLNTAPCRCLMDNHVDSLNNAYEEFVAAAANVLEAKESSEGQKTAATDAALENFKQRWELFRVACDQAEEFVESVKQIIGSECLVDEATGSVAGKPGQAATSGLPPISAVRLEQMSKAVRWLVIELQHGGTAGCSSHSHSSAPFDARFSEDAAQ